The Hemiscyllium ocellatum isolate sHemOce1 unplaced genomic scaffold, sHemOce1.pat.X.cur. R, whole genome shotgun sequence genome includes a window with the following:
- the naa10 gene encoding N-alpha-acetyltransferase 10, with product MNIRNARPEDLMNMQHCNLLCLPENYQMKYYFYHGLSWPQLSYIAEDENGKIVGYVLAKMEEDPDDVPHGHITSLVRGRNAGTHHQELRDGGDLNRKQCSQSDLGNPAAT from the exons cctGAGGACCTGATGAACATGCAGCACTGCAACCTGCTGTGTCTGCCCGAAAACTACCAGATGAAATATTACTTCTACCACGGACTCTCGTGGCCGCAG CTCTCCTACATTGCGGAGGACGAGAACGGCAAGATCGTGGGCTACGTGCTGGCGAAAAT GGAAGAAGATCCTGACGATGTCCCCCACGGCCACATCACCTCCCTGGTAAGGGGACGGAACGCAGGGACGCACCACCaggagctgaggga CGGGGGAGACCTGAATCGAAAGCAGTGTTCCCAAAGTGACCTCGGcaatccagctgcaacatga